The Nocardia sp. BMG51109 nucleotide sequence CTATTTCGAGAGCAAGGAGGAGCTGCTCTTCCCGGAGCCGGACGAGCGGGTGCGTGCCGCCGTGCACGCCATCGCCACCCGGCGCCCGGGCGAGCGCCCCGTCGACGTGCTGTTACGGGCGTTACGCGCGGCCGGCGACAACCCCGGCGACCACCTCGGCGACGACCTGGCGGCCCGGATCTCGGTGCTGCGCGCGCAGGTGTCGCGCACGGTGCCGGCGGTGAGCGGCCGGGCCGCGCACGCTCAGCTGGCCGCCCAGCAGGAGATCGCGCGCCAGCTGCGCGGGGCGTTCCCGGAGGAACTGGACGAGGTGGGCGCCGCGGCCCTGGTCGGTGCCGTCGTGGGCGCGGTGTCGGGCGCGCTGACCGTGCTGTTCTCCGGCCGCCACGCCGTCGAGGACGGCGAGCGCCTGCACCACAAGATCCGCGAGACCACCTCGAAGGTGCTGGCCCCCTGGCTGGCCGAACCGCCGCCGGAACCGCCCGAGCCCACCCGCCCGATCCGTCACATGATGGCCGAGGCGCGCTGCTGAGATCCGGCTCACCCGAACTGCTGCCAGCCCAGCCGGATCACCATGCCGACCACCACGACCAGCAGCACGACGCGGACGAATCCGGCCCCGCGGGCGAGCGCCATGCGCGAACCGACCACCGCGCCGACGATGTTGGCCGCCGCCATGGCCAGGCCCAGGCCCCAGAGGACGTGGCCGGTCGCGCCGAGGAACAGCAGCGAGCCGAGGTTGGAGCCGCAGTTGATCACCTTGGCCATGGCCGCCGCGCGGACGAACTCGGTGCCCAGCAGCGTGGCGAAGGTGATGATGAGGAAGGTGCCGGTACCGGGCCCGAGCAGCCCGTCGTAGCAGCCGATCAGACCCGCGGCCAGCCCGACCACCA carries:
- a CDS encoding TetR/AcrR family transcriptional regulator; amino-acid sequence: MPPSALRDRKRERTRRALLEAAVEMFESRGYEATTVADIAAAAEVGTRTFFNYFESKEELLFPEPDERVRAAVHAIATRRPGERPVDVLLRALRAAGDNPGDHLGDDLAARISVLRAQVSRTVPAVSGRAAHAQLAAQQEIARQLRGAFPEELDEVGAAALVGAVVGAVSGALTVLFSGRHAVEDGERLHHKIRETTSKVLAPWLAEPPPEPPEPTRPIRHMMAEARC